From the Gadus chalcogrammus isolate NIFS_2021 chromosome 15, NIFS_Gcha_1.0, whole genome shotgun sequence genome, one window contains:
- the LOC130404983 gene encoding LOW QUALITY PROTEIN: PDZ domain-containing protein 7-like (The sequence of the model RefSeq protein was modified relative to this genomic sequence to represent the inferred CDS: inserted 1 base in 1 codon; deleted 1 base in 1 codon) has product MAHSAPPYGRSGMAAGGDQPHPLNGWGGGQQGGSHTATRYMQKKKQRRRRRHGSSSPMGRVILIHTPVDGGEDSEDIHTVTVDKSPDGRLGFSVRGGSEHGLGIFVSKVEDDSSAGQAGLCVGDKLVEVNGVSLESITMSSAVKVLTGNHRLRTVVRRVGKVPGIRYSKEKTTWVDLIHRRMVVEESGRTPSDTSSNCSALRRIIHLYTTSDDYCLGFNIRGGKEFGLGIYVSKLDPGGLAELHGIKMGDQILAANGVSFEDITHSNAVEVLKSHTHVMLTIREAGRYPAYKEMVAEYSWLNKLSNGVPAPSSQGSDSFSSASSLSSGTPVSSLSGLSQVLFPPPFGSDMVDVAISTEDRPRTPRTPRTAESSMQTDPQAPPPHSRPPSPYGSQPGGGWVATETSRTVGATVLLRDTLVHGKGERPRDGSAGPPPGRGDGGGRARSRTLSSGEQEGRDESTSSAKTAVLMALSRPRKPISRSQSHVTEKEDKQKKKSRQKDKSTPGGGSTLQRSKTFVNLLFKRDRKEKSRSKSPSRPTDREKSRGRPFQLLTSPRESRAGVKEGSSPQVQADTLGQVQGMAHRLLAPDEVTAVLRHCRRFLSDNVIEELVRPLLAILDRPEKLLLLREIRMLIPANERGQFDSMVMPFELEAYEILKSRSVRSPALRSPRGGTPRRHLITPVPDYRGGFHLQPAQGGGRDRRLVEDLERLREAGLGAGLLPPSRAFTPLLDVPLDGYXPPRRPLPHPLPQPQPAAQRPPAATPERGRSPVRNGGGGHRGRGRREASPESLAGGRRGRDPVVGLENGQRIVGETQNGHTGRRSPKRLSEEYDVTTVTISKIRPSLGISISGGIESRVQPVVKIEKIFPGGAASTSEFLKAGYELVSVDGESLQRVTHQHAVDAIRRAFGHHGRNAMVFVVKVPRNKTLPGGGAGGPAD; this is encoded by the exons ATGGCTCACTCGGCTCCCCCCTACGGCCGGAGTGGGATGGCGGCTGGAGGGGACCAGCCCCACCCCCTCAACGGGTGGGGCGGCGGCCAG CAGGGGGGGTCCCACACCGCCACGCGCTACatgcagaagaagaagcagcggcggcggcggcggcacggGTCCTCCTCGCCCATGGGGCGGGTCATACTCATCCACACCCCGGTGGACG gtggggaAGACAGTGAGGACATCCACACAGTGACGGTGGATAAGAGTCCAGATGGCCGTCTGGGCTTTAGCGTCCGCGGGGGGTCCGAACACGGGCTGGGGATATTCGTCAGCAAAGTGGAGGACGACAGCTCTGCAGGT CAGgctgggctgtgtgtgggggacAAGCTGGTGGAGGTGAACGGGGTGAGCCTGGAGAGCATCACCATGAGCAGTGCTGTGAAGGTGCTGACCGGGAACCACAGGCTGAGGACGGTGGTCCGCAGGGTGGGCAAGGTGCCCGGCATCCGCTACTCCAAGGAGAAGACCACCTG ggTGGACCTGATCCACAGGAgaatggtggtggaggagagtggGCGCACGCCCTCCGATACCAGCTCCAACTGCTCTGCGCTGCGCAGGATCATCCACCTGTACACCACCTCTGACGACTACTGCCTGGGCTTCAACATCAGAGGGGGCAAGGAGTTCGGCCTGGGCATCTACGTGTCAAA ACTGGACCCCGGGGGCCTGGCCGAGCTGCATGGCATCAAGATGGGTGACCAGATCCTCGCAGCCAATGGGGTGAGCTTTGAAGACATCACCCATAGCAACGCGGTGGAGGTGTTGAAGAGCCACACCCATGTGATGCTGACCATCAGG GAGGCTGGAAGGTACCCAGCCTACAAAGAGATGGTGGCCGAATACAGTTGGCTGAACAAAT tgtccaACGGGGTCCCGGCGCCCTCCTCCCAGGGGTCCGACTCCTTCTCCTCGGCCTCTTCCCTGTCGTCGGGCACCCCGGTCAGCTCCCTCAGCGGCCTCTCCCAGGTCCTCTTCCCGCCGCCGTTCGGCTCCGACATGGTGGACGTGGCCATCTCCACGGAGGACCGCCCCCggaccccccggaccccccgcaCCGCCGAGTCCTCCATGCAGACCGACccgcaggccccgcccccccacagccGGCCGCCCTCCCCCTACGGCTCGCAGCCGGGGGGCGGGTGGGTCGCCACAGAGACCAGCCGCACGGTGGGGGCCACGGTGCTGCTGAGGGACACGCTGGTCCACGGGAAGGGGGAGAGGCCCCGGGACGGGAGCGCGGGCCCCCCGCCGGGGCGAGGGGACGGGGGCGGCCGGGCGAGGTCCAGGACGCTGTCTTCGGGGGAGCAGGAAGGGAGAGATGAAAGTACTAGTTCGGCCAAGACGGCGGTGCTGATGGCGCTGAGCCGGCCGCGGAAGCCAATCAGCCGCTCCCAGAGTCACGTCACGGAGAAGG AGgacaagcagaagaagaagtctCGGCAGAAGGACAAGAGCACCCCAGGAGGCGGGTCCACACTGCAGCGCTCCAAGACCTTCGTCAACCTGCTGTTCAAACGAGACCGCAAGGAGAAGAGCCGCTCTAAGTCGCCCTCGCGCCCCACCGACAGAG AGAAAAGCAGGGGCCGGCCCTTCCAGCTGCTGACCTCCCCCAGGGAGAGCCGTGCGGGGGTGAAGGAGGGCAGCAGCCCCCAGGTTCAGGCCGACACCCTGGGCCAGGTGCAGGGCATGGCCCACAGGCTGCTGGCCCCCGACGAGGTCACCGCCGTACTCAGACACTGTCGCAGG tttCTGTCCGACAATGTGATTGAGGAGCTTGTGCGTCCCCTGCTGGCCATACTGGACAGGCCAGAGAAACTGCTGCTGCTCAGGGAGATAAG GATGCTGATCCCGGCCAATGAGAGAGGCCAGTTCGACAGCATGGTCATGCCCTTTGAGCTGGAAGCTTATGAGATCCTCAAGAGTCGCTCCG TGCGTTCCCCAGCGCTGCGCTCGCCCCGCGGGGGGACCCCACGACGGCACCTCATCACCCCCGTCCCAG aCTACCGGGGGGGCTTCCACCTGCAGCCGGCTCAGGGCGGCGGGCGGGACCGCCGGCTGGTGGAGGACCTGGAGCGGCTGCGCGAGGCGGGCCTCGGCGCCGGCCTGCTGCCCCCCTCCCGGGCCTTCACCCCCCTGCTCGACGTCCCCCTGGACGGCT GGCCCCCCCGGCGCCCGCTCccgcaccccctcccccaacctcaGCCCGCGGCGCAGCGACCCCCCGCCGCCACGCCGGAGCGGGGCAGGTCGCCCGTGAggaacgggggaggggggcaccgcgggcggggccggcgggAGGCCAGCCCGGAGAGCCTggcgggggggaggcgggggag AGACCCCGTGGTCGGACTGGAGAACGGACAGCGGATCGTCGGGGAGACGCAGAACGGACACACGGGCAGGAGGAGCCCGAAGCGGTTGTCGGAGGAGTACGACGTTACCACGGTGACCATCTCTAAGATCAGACCGTCTTTGG GCATCAGCATCTCTGGAGGCATCGAGTCCAGAGTGCAGCCCGTGGTGAAGATCGAGAAGATCTTCCCCGGGGGCGCGGCCTCCACCAGCGAGTTCCTGAAG